In Dioscorea cayenensis subsp. rotundata cultivar TDr96_F1 chromosome 9, TDr96_F1_v2_PseudoChromosome.rev07_lg8_w22 25.fasta, whole genome shotgun sequence, a genomic segment contains:
- the LOC120269001 gene encoding probable LRR receptor-like serine/threonine-protein kinase At1g06840 isoform X1 — protein MMIGARLLLSVVALAISCPPLVWSSTAQSTDPSEVKALRAIKSNLVDPFSNLNSWNSGDPCTSNWTGIICQSTTNDGYLHVHELLLLNSNLSGTLAPEVGLLSRLEIMDFMWNNISGSIPKEIGNITSLKLLLLNGNRLSGFLPKEIGFLPNLNRIQIDENQISGPIPTSFANLKSMKHFHMNNNSLSGQIPLELSGLSSVFHLLLDNNKLSGHIPPELAKMPSLQILQLDNNNFSGSTVPTPFANMTSLLKLSLRNCSLRGAVPDLSMIPQLIYLDLSWNQLEGTIPSNKLSENITTIDLSNNNLNGPIPSNFSHLPKLQRLSLENNKLNGSVPSAIWQNMPLYGNKSVLLDFQNNSLTELSAAFSIPENVTVLLYGNPVCSGQINISNLCQPVNKSSAPGSSPDSNSSCGCNTDLGYEFNQLSPSTCSCSIPFGIGIRLKSPGISYFHPYKDDFKDFLTNRLNLYRNQLYVDSDIWEGRRLKMYLKLFPSNTSLFNESEILRIRDIYSSWEITLPGIFGPYELLNFTLGPYANVIPTTAASGLSKIAIVGIVLGACLGAAFISATVTVFIMKKLPRNQKGSKRRLLSSSIKIDGVKGFAFDEMALATSNFNSSTQVGEGGYGKVYKGVLADGSLVAIKRAQEGSLQGSKEFFTEIQLLSRLHHRNLVSLVGYCIEEGEQMLVYEFIPNGTLRDHLTGKSKEPMNFPVRLRVALAAAKGILYLHTEADPPIFHRDIKASNILLDSKLVAKVADFGLSRLAPVPDFEGATPDHVSTVVKGTPGYLDPEYFLTHKLTDKSDVYSLGVVFLELLTAMKPISHGKNIVREVNSAYQSGNIFSIIDSQMGAYPSECVGKFVSLALKCCQDETDMRPSMSEVVRELEVIWRMTPESDVMSTDSVVTESLDTNTTPSSSSVTGNPFSTLNFSGNSFSNLYPR, from the exons ATGATGATTGGAGCAAGACTTCTACTATCTGTGGTTGCTTTGGCAATTTCATGTCCTCCTCTTGTTTGGTCTTCTACAGCACAGAGTACAGACCCATCAGAAG TTAAGGCATTAAGGGCTATCAAAAGCAATCTGGTTGATCCTTTCAGTAATCTTAATAGTTGGAATAGTGGCGATCCATGTACATCAAATTGGACAGGAATAATCTGCCAATCTACTACAAATGATGGATATCTTCATGTACATGAACT GTTGCTGCTTAATTCTAATCTCTCTGGAACTTTGGCGCCTGAGGTTGGTCTCCTGTCTCGATTGGAGATAAT GGATTTTATGTGGAACAACATAAGTGGAAGCATTCCAAAGGAGATTGGGAATATTACTTCCTTGAAACTTCT GCTTTTAAATGGTAACCGACTCTCTGGATTTCTTCCAAAAGAGATTGGTTTTCTTCCTAACTTGAATAGGATACAAATTGATGAGAACCAGATATCAGGTCCAATTCCTACATCATTCGCAAATTTGAAGAGCATGAAGCATTT CCACATGAACAATAATTCGTTAAGCGGCCAAATTCCACTTGAGTTGTCTGGACTATCAAGTGTGTTTCACCT TCTGCTGGACAATAACAAGTTATCGGGACATATTCCTCCAGAACTTGCAAAGATGCCCAGCTTGCAGATTCT CCAGCTTGATAATAATAACTTCAGTGGGAGCACCGTTCCAACCCCTTTCGCAAATATGACTTCACTTCTTAAGCT GAGCCTTAGGAACTGCAGCTTACGAGGAGCTGTTCCAGATTTGAGTATGATACCTCAACTTATATACCT AGATCTCAGCTGGAATCAGCTGGAGGGAACCATTCCATCTAATAAGCTTTCAGAGAACATAACCACAAT TGATCTGTCAAACAACAACCTTAATGGACCAATACCTTCCAACTTCTCACATCTTCCCAAACTTCAAAGATT GTCTCttgaaaacaataaactaaatgGTTCTGTTCCGTCGGCTATCTGGCAGAATATGCCATTATACGGAAATAAGAGTGTCCTCTT GGATTTCCAAAATAATTCACTAACAGAACTTTCTGCCGCTTTCAGCATTCCAGAAAATGTTACTGTCTT GTTATATGGGAATCCTGTTTGTTCAGGCCAAATCAACATATCAAATCTTTGTCAGCCGGTCAACAAATCGTCAGCACCTGGAAGCTCACCAGACTCCAATAGTAGTTGTGGCTGCAATACAGATTTAGGCTATGAGTTCAACCAATTATCTCCCAGTACATGTTCTTGTTCCATTCCATTTGGAATTGGGATTCGCTTGAAAAGTCCGGGAATATCATATTTTCATCCATACAAGGATGATTTCAAGGATTTCTTGACCAATAGGCTTAACCTGTACCGCAATCAATTATATGTTGATTCAGATATCTGGGAAGGTCGGAGGCTGAAGATGTACCTGAAGTTATTTCCAAGCAATACCAGTTTGTTTAATGAAAGTGAGATTTTACGAATTCGAGATATCTACAGTAGTTGGGAGATTACACTCCCAGGTATTTTTGGACCATATGAACTTCTCAACTTCACACTGGGACCATATGCAAATG TTATTCCAACTACAGCCGCATCAGGATTAAGCAAGATTGCGATAGTAGGCATTGTCTTAGGGGCATGTCTTGGTGCAGCTTTTATATCAGCAACTGTTACAGTTTTTATTATGAAGAAGCTCCCAAGAAATCAAAAGGGTTCTAAGAGACGTTTAT TGTCTAGTTCAATCAAAATTGATGGTGTGAAAGGCTTTGCATTTGATGAAATGGCATTAGCAACAAGTAATTTTAACAGCTCCACTCAAGTTGGTGAAGGAGGATATGGCAAAGTATATAAGGGTGTTTTAGCAGATGGATCACTCGTAGCCATTAAGCGTGCACAAGAAGGATCATTGCAAGGTTCAAAAGAATTCTTCACTGAAATACAGTTGTTATCAAGGTTGCACCATCGTAACCTCGTTTCTTTGGTTGGATATTGTATTGAAGAAGGTGAACAG ATGTTGGTCTATGAATTCATACCAAATGGCACTTTGCGAGATCACCTTACAG GTAAATCAAAAGAGCCAATGAACTTTCCAGTGAGGTTGCGTGTTGCATTGGCTGCTGCCAAGGGCATCCTATATCTCCATACCGAAGCAGACCCTCCCATATTCCATCGAGATATTAAAGCCAGCAATATATTGCTGGACTCAAAGCTTGTTGCCAAAGTTGCTGATTTTGGACTTTCTCGGCTTGCCCCTGTACCAGATTTTGAAGGTGCAACACCTGATCATGTCTCAACTGTTGTGAAGGGCACTCCG GGTTATCTTGATCCGGAATACTTTCTGACTCATAAGCTGACAGACAAAAGTGATGTTTATAGTCTTGGAGTTGTGTTTTTGGAATTATTGACGGCAATGAAGCCGATTTCGCATGGGAAAAACATTGTGAGAGAG GTGAATTCAGCTTACCAATCTGGTAATATTTTCTCAATCATCGATAGCCAAATGGGCGCTTACCCCTCTGAATGCGTTGGAAAATTTGTCTCGTTGGCGCTTAAATGTTGTCAAGATGAAACCGATATGAGGCCATCTATGTCTGAGGTAGTCAGAGAACTGGAAGTCATATGGCGAATGACGCCTGAAAGTGATGTGATGTCAACAGATTCTGTGGTCACAGAATCACTTGACACAAACACTactccatcatcatcttctgtgACCGGAAATCCATTTTCGACTTTGAATTTCTCTGGTAATAGCTTCAGTAATCTTTATCCTCGATAA
- the LOC120269001 gene encoding probable LRR receptor-like serine/threonine-protein kinase At1g06840 isoform X2 has protein sequence MNNNSLSGQIPLELSGLSSVFHLLLDNNKLSGHIPPELAKMPSLQILQLDNNNFSGSTVPTPFANMTSLLKLSLRNCSLRGAVPDLSMIPQLIYLDLSWNQLEGTIPSNKLSENITTIDLSNNNLNGPIPSNFSHLPKLQRLSLENNKLNGSVPSAIWQNMPLYGNKSVLLDFQNNSLTELSAAFSIPENVTVLLYGNPVCSGQINISNLCQPVNKSSAPGSSPDSNSSCGCNTDLGYEFNQLSPSTCSCSIPFGIGIRLKSPGISYFHPYKDDFKDFLTNRLNLYRNQLYVDSDIWEGRRLKMYLKLFPSNTSLFNESEILRIRDIYSSWEITLPGIFGPYELLNFTLGPYANVIPTTAASGLSKIAIVGIVLGACLGAAFISATVTVFIMKKLPRNQKGSKRRLLSSSIKIDGVKGFAFDEMALATSNFNSSTQVGEGGYGKVYKGVLADGSLVAIKRAQEGSLQGSKEFFTEIQLLSRLHHRNLVSLVGYCIEEGEQMLVYEFIPNGTLRDHLTGKSKEPMNFPVRLRVALAAAKGILYLHTEADPPIFHRDIKASNILLDSKLVAKVADFGLSRLAPVPDFEGATPDHVSTVVKGTPGYLDPEYFLTHKLTDKSDVYSLGVVFLELLTAMKPISHGKNIVREVNSAYQSGNIFSIIDSQMGAYPSECVGKFVSLALKCCQDETDMRPSMSEVVRELEVIWRMTPESDVMSTDSVVTESLDTNTTPSSSSVTGNPFSTLNFSGNSFSNLYPR, from the exons ATGAACAATAATTCGTTAAGCGGCCAAATTCCACTTGAGTTGTCTGGACTATCAAGTGTGTTTCACCT TCTGCTGGACAATAACAAGTTATCGGGACATATTCCTCCAGAACTTGCAAAGATGCCCAGCTTGCAGATTCT CCAGCTTGATAATAATAACTTCAGTGGGAGCACCGTTCCAACCCCTTTCGCAAATATGACTTCACTTCTTAAGCT GAGCCTTAGGAACTGCAGCTTACGAGGAGCTGTTCCAGATTTGAGTATGATACCTCAACTTATATACCT AGATCTCAGCTGGAATCAGCTGGAGGGAACCATTCCATCTAATAAGCTTTCAGAGAACATAACCACAAT TGATCTGTCAAACAACAACCTTAATGGACCAATACCTTCCAACTTCTCACATCTTCCCAAACTTCAAAGATT GTCTCttgaaaacaataaactaaatgGTTCTGTTCCGTCGGCTATCTGGCAGAATATGCCATTATACGGAAATAAGAGTGTCCTCTT GGATTTCCAAAATAATTCACTAACAGAACTTTCTGCCGCTTTCAGCATTCCAGAAAATGTTACTGTCTT GTTATATGGGAATCCTGTTTGTTCAGGCCAAATCAACATATCAAATCTTTGTCAGCCGGTCAACAAATCGTCAGCACCTGGAAGCTCACCAGACTCCAATAGTAGTTGTGGCTGCAATACAGATTTAGGCTATGAGTTCAACCAATTATCTCCCAGTACATGTTCTTGTTCCATTCCATTTGGAATTGGGATTCGCTTGAAAAGTCCGGGAATATCATATTTTCATCCATACAAGGATGATTTCAAGGATTTCTTGACCAATAGGCTTAACCTGTACCGCAATCAATTATATGTTGATTCAGATATCTGGGAAGGTCGGAGGCTGAAGATGTACCTGAAGTTATTTCCAAGCAATACCAGTTTGTTTAATGAAAGTGAGATTTTACGAATTCGAGATATCTACAGTAGTTGGGAGATTACACTCCCAGGTATTTTTGGACCATATGAACTTCTCAACTTCACACTGGGACCATATGCAAATG TTATTCCAACTACAGCCGCATCAGGATTAAGCAAGATTGCGATAGTAGGCATTGTCTTAGGGGCATGTCTTGGTGCAGCTTTTATATCAGCAACTGTTACAGTTTTTATTATGAAGAAGCTCCCAAGAAATCAAAAGGGTTCTAAGAGACGTTTAT TGTCTAGTTCAATCAAAATTGATGGTGTGAAAGGCTTTGCATTTGATGAAATGGCATTAGCAACAAGTAATTTTAACAGCTCCACTCAAGTTGGTGAAGGAGGATATGGCAAAGTATATAAGGGTGTTTTAGCAGATGGATCACTCGTAGCCATTAAGCGTGCACAAGAAGGATCATTGCAAGGTTCAAAAGAATTCTTCACTGAAATACAGTTGTTATCAAGGTTGCACCATCGTAACCTCGTTTCTTTGGTTGGATATTGTATTGAAGAAGGTGAACAG ATGTTGGTCTATGAATTCATACCAAATGGCACTTTGCGAGATCACCTTACAG GTAAATCAAAAGAGCCAATGAACTTTCCAGTGAGGTTGCGTGTTGCATTGGCTGCTGCCAAGGGCATCCTATATCTCCATACCGAAGCAGACCCTCCCATATTCCATCGAGATATTAAAGCCAGCAATATATTGCTGGACTCAAAGCTTGTTGCCAAAGTTGCTGATTTTGGACTTTCTCGGCTTGCCCCTGTACCAGATTTTGAAGGTGCAACACCTGATCATGTCTCAACTGTTGTGAAGGGCACTCCG GGTTATCTTGATCCGGAATACTTTCTGACTCATAAGCTGACAGACAAAAGTGATGTTTATAGTCTTGGAGTTGTGTTTTTGGAATTATTGACGGCAATGAAGCCGATTTCGCATGGGAAAAACATTGTGAGAGAG GTGAATTCAGCTTACCAATCTGGTAATATTTTCTCAATCATCGATAGCCAAATGGGCGCTTACCCCTCTGAATGCGTTGGAAAATTTGTCTCGTTGGCGCTTAAATGTTGTCAAGATGAAACCGATATGAGGCCATCTATGTCTGAGGTAGTCAGAGAACTGGAAGTCATATGGCGAATGACGCCTGAAAGTGATGTGATGTCAACAGATTCTGTGGTCACAGAATCACTTGACACAAACACTactccatcatcatcttctgtgACCGGAAATCCATTTTCGACTTTGAATTTCTCTGGTAATAGCTTCAGTAATCTTTATCCTCGATAA
- the LOC120269167 gene encoding B3 domain-containing protein Os05g0481400 gives MASVENSYEEVRRQRVQENLKHLKDLGISDISKSILDSAKSEHKLLRSPSTTRTKKRIEITEVRRSARARNHVASYKDEVDLGELKVHRRRYTSSGNNKREYDGRIASYEEYVRALKRAEKLQTDLKSGQPSFAKAMVRSHVSSCFWLGLPTKFCKDHLPPNEFKIVLEDEQGVEYDAIYIGNRTGLSGGWRAFAIDHHLEDGDVLVFELIEPDRFKIYIIKACGESNQASDDGNNTDADAKDTKKSSKKMKSRENSCSSAALVSQKRTTRSSTQGGKAAKNSKR, from the exons ATGGCGTCTGTGGAGAACTCGTACGAAGAGGTTCGAAGGCAGAGGGTGCAGGAGAACCTCAAGCATCTCAAG GATTTGGGGATTTCGGATATCTCGAAGAGCATCTTAGACTCTGCCAAATCTGAGCACAAGCTATTG AGATCGCCTTCAACTACTAGAACAAAGAAGAGGATTGAAATCACTGAGGTGAGACGGTCTGCTAGAGCACGGAATCATGTAGCTTCTTACAAGGATGAA GTGGACCTCGGAGAACTTAAAGTTCATCGCAGAAG GTATACGAGTAGTGGAAACAACAAGAGGGAATATGATGGCAGAATAGCTTCTTATGAAGAATACGTTCGAGCACTAAAGAGAGCAGAAAAACTTCAGACTGACTTAAAATCTGGCCAACCATCATTTGCCAAAGCTATGGTTCGATCTCATGTTTCAAGTTGTTTCTGGCTT GGTCTTCCAACCAAGTTCTGCAAAGATCACCTCCCCCCAAATGAGTTCAAGATAGTATTAGAAGATGAGCAAGGTGTAGAGTATGATGCCATCTACATCGGCAATAGGACTGGACTTAGCGGAGGATGGAGAGCCTTTGCAATAGACCATCACTTGGAAGATGGTGATGTGTTAGTATTTGAACTAATAGAGCCAGACAGATTCAAG ATATACATAATTAAAGCGTGCGGAGAATCAAATCAAGCTAGTGACGATGGCAATAATACCGACGCGGATGCTAAAGACACcaaaaaatcaagcaaaaagATGAAGTCCCGTGAGAATAGTTGTTCCTCTGCTGCTCTTGTTTCCCAGAAGAGAACTACTAGATCTTCAACTCAAGGTGGAAAAGCAGCGAAAAATAGCAAACGGTAG